Proteins found in one Zea mays cultivar B73 chromosome 1, Zm-B73-REFERENCE-NAM-5.0, whole genome shotgun sequence genomic segment:
- the LOC100383335 gene encoding arginine biosynthesis bifunctional protein ArgJ, chloroplastic: protein MSPPSVLLLHSRIPLQPRPFRMNSRAAPSRVVVCSVASTEGFISAAPILLPDGPWKQVEGGVTAAKGFKAAGIYSGLRAKGEKPDLALVACDVDATVAGAFTTNVVAAAPVLYCKHVLSTSKTGRAVLINAGQANAATGDLGYQDAVDSADAVAKLLNVSTDNILIQSTGVIGQRIKKEALLNSLPRLVGSLSSSVQGANSAAVAITTTDLVSKSIAVQTEIGGVAIRIGGMAKGSGMIHPNMATMLGVLTTDAQVSSDVWREMIRMSVSRSFNQITVDGDTSTNDCVIAMASGLSGLSGIQSLDSIEAQQFQACLDAVMQSLAKSIAWDGEGATCLIEVTVSGANNEAEAAKIARSVASSSLVKAAIFGRDPNWGRIACSVGYSGIQFDANRLDISLGVIPLMKNGQPLPFDRLTASKYLKDAGDAHGTVNIDISVGSGGGNGKAWGCDLSYKYVEINAEYTT, encoded by the exons ATGTCGCCTCCGTCCGTCCTGCTCCTCCACTCCCGCATCCCGCTTCAGCCCCGCCCCTTCAGGATGAACTCCCGGGCAGCTCCGAGCAGGGTCGTCGTCTGCTCCGTCGCGTCTACCGAGGGGTTCATCTCCGCAGCGCCGATCCTCCTCCCCGATGGCCCTTGGAAACAG GTGGAAGGCGGCGTCACTGCCGCGAAGGGGTTCAAGGCGGCGGGTATCTACAGTGGGTTGCGTGCCAAAGGCGAGAAGCCTGACTTGGCACTGGTCGCCTGCGACGTCGACGCCACTGTAGCAG GAGCATTTACAACAAACGTCGTAGCCGCCGCACCTGTTTTGTATTGCAAGCATGTCCTTAGTACATCGAAAACA GGTCGTGCTGTGTTAATTAATGCTGGACAAGCAAATGCTGCAACT GGTGATCTTGGCTATCAGGATGCAGTGGATAGTGCAGATGCTGTTGCCAAG CTTCTCAATGTAAGCACAGATAACATACTGATTCAGTCTACTGGTGTCATTGGTCAAAGGATAAAGAAG GAGGCACTTTTAAATTCACTACCTAGACTTGTGGGCTCACTGTCTTCTTCAGTTCAGGG TGCGAATTCTGCTGCTGTGGCCATTACAACTACAGACCTTGTTAGCAAGAGCATTGCTGTCCAGACTGAG ATTGGAGGAGTGGCTATTAGAATAGGTGGGATGGCTAAAGGTTCTGGAATGATTCACCCAAATATGGCAACAATGCTTGGT GTTTTGACCACAGATGCTCAAGTCAGCAGTGATGTCTGGAGAGAAATGATCCGGATGTCAGTGAGTAGAAGTTTCAACCAAATTACA GTGGATGGTGATACTAGTACCAATGACTGTGTTATTGCTATGGCAAGTGGGTTGTCTGGTTTATCTGGAATTCAAAGTCTTGATAGCATTGAGGCTCAACAGTTCCAAGCATGCCTAGATGCA GTAATGCAAAGTCTTGCAAAATCCATAGCATGGGATGGTGAGGGTGCAACATGCCTAATTGAG GTTACTGTAAGTGGCGCCAACAACGAGGCAGAAGCTGCTAAAATTGCTCGTTCAGTAGCATCTTCTTCTTTGGTTAAA GCCGCTATATTTGGAAGAGACCCAAATTGGGGACGAATTGCTTGCTCAGTTGGTTATTCAGGCATTCAATTTGACGCAAATCGACTTGATATTTCTCTGGGAGTTATTCCACTAATGAAAAATGGGCAACCACTCCCCTTTGACAG ATTGACCGCTAGCAAGTATCTCAAAGATGCTGGAGATGCCCATGGTACAGTAAACATTGATATATCAGTTG GGAGTGGAGGAGGAAATGGAAAGGCATGGGGCTGTGATCTGAGCTACAAATATGTTGAAATAAATGCTGAATATACAACATGA